GCCCTCAATCTGGCCTACAGCCTGTTCGGCTCTTCTGCGTGCGTCCGAAGGCGAAAGACCACTCTCGCGTGCGACCTCAGCGAATGCCTTGATCCACGCTTGCAGCGTGCCTTTGAGCGCCTCTGCCAGCTCAACGCCGCCGCCCGAAAGAGAGAGAGCATCGAGGGCGCAGGGCTTGGCTCCATCGTCATAGCAGAGACGGATCTGCTCCGTAGCCGCGCGGAGCTTCTTCTGCGGCGTACCGGCGGCCTTCAAGGGTTCGAAGACGTGCTGATCGAGCCACCCATGCACGGCCGTCGAGACAGCCAGCGCTATCTGCTCCTTGCCTCCCGGAAAGCGATGGTAGAGACTGGCCTTCTCGAGGCCCGTCGCCTCCGCGAGCAGGCTAAGGCTGGTGCCCTCGAAACCATGGGTGCGAAAGACCTCCGAGGCCCGGGAGAGCAAATCCTCATCGCTGACAGTAGAACGCGCCATACGCCGCCCCTCCTTCAGGGCTTGACCACTCTTCTTAGAGTATACCGATCGTTCGTTACGAATAATCCTCCAAAAGATTTTGCGAGGGGGATAAAACTTTGTGCAACTTTACCGAACGATCGGTATCAAAGAACAAGACCCACTAAGGGCTGCTGCTCACTTCGAACCATCAGGAGAATCACCATGTCGCGTCTTCCCGCTATCGAACTCGCCAACGCCACCGGTAAAGCCAAGGATCTTCTCACCGCTGTAAAAGCCAAGCTCGGAATCGTTCTCAACATGACCAAGGTGATGGCTAACTCGCCCGCAGTGCTCGAGGGATATCTCGGACTGAGCGGTGCCCTGGGCGGCGGCCTTCTCGACGCCAAGACTCGCGAGCAGCTCGCGCTCGCCACAGCGCA
This is a stretch of genomic DNA from Granulicella sp. WH15. It encodes these proteins:
- a CDS encoding TetR/AcrR family transcriptional regulator, yielding MARSTVSDEDLLSRASEVFRTHGFEGTSLSLLAEATGLEKASLYHRFPGGKEQIALAVSTAVHGWLDQHVFEPLKAAGTPQKKLRAATEQIRLCYDDGAKPCALDALSLSGGGVELAEALKGTLQAWIKAFAEVARESGLSPSDARRRAEQAVGQIEGSLILSRVLGDTKPFRRALEELPGLLGVE